AAACGCGGCCTGTCGGGCATCATTGAAATGGGCGGGAGGCTGGTCTGGTTTTCACCTCCATCTTTCGCTACAAGACGGTGGGCCCGAGAGGTAATTCGGCGATTTCTGCTCAGTGGCAACACAAGAAGTTAAAACCTGCAGATACTGGTTTTCCAGCCCATTTTGCTGACATGTAGACGGGACACTTAAATAGTGTCGTTCTCCGTCTACGCCTGGCAGCCGAATCGGGGACGTGACCGCGACCTACCCCGGAGGAAAAGGGTCATATTCAACCGTGGATCGGGGCGCGACTTACATTCGTTCTCCGTCCCGGCGCGTCCTCGGTCCCAGCAGCAGACGCCACGCGCCGGACCCGCGAGCTGGAGTCCGGGACGGGCGCCTCCCCGGCTCGTCCCCGTGCGCAGTGTGGTCGCGCACGGGCCGGGGAGCGACAGGACCGCGGCACCAAGCCCCACCGTCCCGCTGCTCCGACCCTCAGCGGGCGGCCGGGGCGCCTCCAGGTCCGCTCGGGTCCCCACGTGCCCCGCGAGTCGCCGCAGGCGCCCCCCGTCTCCCCCCCCTCCTCAGGGCCCGGCGCGAGCCCGCGCTCACCGTGGTCGCGGGGCGAAGGGACAGCGGGCGCCCGGGCCAGCGGCGGGTCCGGTACCGAAGCCTCCGTCCGGCCTCAGCGCGCGGCGAGGACGAACCCGCGGCCCCGGGGGCTGCCGTTCCCCGGGCTCGGGGCTGCCGGCCGGGGCTGCGCTCCTCCGGGAGGGCGGCCGGACGCTCTGTCCGCGGCGCCGGTCCCCGAGGCCGCCCGGAACGGCGAAGCGCACGGCCGCGCCCACACCGACGGCCCCCGCGCCGGCCGACCCCTCCCGTCACCCGCGCGGCGCACGGCCGGGGCAGCCGCGGGCCCGGGGAGCCATCAGCGCGGGGCGGGCTGCGGCCCGCGCGGTCCCCGAAGCGCCGGCGCCGCCTCCCCGCCCGCGCGCGGCTCCCTGGAGCAGCGGCGCTCGGAGGACGGGGTGTCCTTCGGCCCGGCTCCGCGCCCCGGGCCcctcctcccgccgccgccgccgccgccgcgcccgccgCGCGCTCCTCGCGGGTTCGCGCCCCGCACCAGCCGCCGGGCCCGCGGGTGGCGGACGACGGGCGCTCGGCTCCCGGGCGCGTCCTCCGCGGGCGGCGGTCAGGTGGGCGGGCTCCGGGCGGGGGctccgggcgggggcgggggtgggcccACCCGCGCCCGCGCTCCCACCCCCGCCTGCGGCTTCCTGCCCCGCGGGAAACCAGACCCCAAAGTTCCCGGAACGCGGGAGcgagcagccccccaccccggcccgcgTCTGAGCCCGCGGAGCTGCGGGCTGCGCGGGGCTCGGCCCGGGTGACCCGAGGGGCTGCCCTGAGGCCTGGGCGCGGGCCGGGCCGAGCTGGCTGCGGGGACGGTGCGGGCGCCGGGGGCTGTGCGCTCCCCGCGGCCTTCCCGGTGACGGCCCCAACCCGCGGGGCCCGGAGCCCTCACTGCTCGCAGGGGCGCCGGGGCTCGGCGCTGCCCCTGCTCGCCCGGGACGGTGCGGAGCCTGGTTCAAGAGCCCGCGGCTGCTCGCGCTCCGCTCCGGAGACACTCAGAACCGGGTTCGGGTTCGCTCCTCAGAACACAGCACCTCGGCGCAAACCCGTCTCCCGCTCCTCCGACCGCGGACGTCCCCCGCCACGGGCCAGGGCCGGCGGTGTCCTCCCGCACTGGCCCGCGGGCCCGCGGGCAGGTGACCCGCGGCAGGGACCGCGGCTCCCGTGCGTTGCACCGCGCGCTGCTCGGCGGGGTCTGCGCCCGGGGACACCCTGGGGGCCTCTCGGACCCCGCGGCTGCACGACGGTGAGAACGAGCCAAACCGCCCCACGATCCGGACACCGCCAGCTCTCGGGACGCAGACGAGCATCCCTGCGCCCCCAGACCCCGGAGCCCTTGACGGCAAAGATCGGACAAGGTGTACGCAGCACCTGCCGGATTTCAGACGAGCCGCGCCTTATTTATTGCTTAATTAACTACGGTGACTGCGCTGTACAATACGGGAGCCCCCGAATGTGACTTTCCGTCGTGAGAACGTGACTTGTGGAACTGAAGCGGGTGGGAACACACCCACACGGATCCGGCGGGCAAGCGTCCCATTTTAATATAAGGAAACTGATGGCACGAATACCAGCAAATCCTTAGTTCTACATATTCCGGGCGTATCATGCTGACTAATTAGGGTCAAAAGCAAGGAGCCACCTTTAGGCGGGCTTCTCACGACGGCATCTCGTCGCTTGCTCTCCTGCTTTCCCAGCACTAAGCCGTTCCCAGCCTCGTGCTGGAATGATCCATGAGGCCTCTGGGGTCCCTGCCCAGAGAGCAGTGTCAGCCCTTGATGTGCTCCAGGCgagaaaagagaaattcagaaatttcttccttcccagtgtTTTCCTTCCCAGTTACAGGGAAGAGGCGGGCATGGAAAGGGCCCTGGATCCCACTGGAAGAGAATGACGCACCCAGGAGTCCTTTCTTTCACTTGGTTCGGAGACTCACGGGATCGTCCTTGCCAAGGGTCAGCTGTCCCCTGCCCCTTTGGCTTCAAGAATGAATGAGCCCACGCGGGAGCGGCTGTGCTGGGCCTCCGGGCCCCAGGTGGGTGGCAGCTGTCACGCTGGCTGTGGCTCCCTCAGAGCCAGGCAGGCTCCCCTCCCTCGTCGTGGGGCTAGCCCAGACGCAGAAAAACCCCGAAGCagggctctgctgcttctccgCGCGGCCTCCCCAGACGCCCCCCACAGAACCCCAAGTCTGAGACAGCTGGCAGGCGGGGCGGCGGGCAGTGGGGcttccctggggctcctgggcagctgCCCCGCTCTGCCAGCAGGACCGGGCCTACTCCTGGCCAAGATGTCCAAGGTTGCAGGAGCAACTGCTTCTCCAAATGCTTTTGGGAAAGAACCTGCCTCCAGCCTTAGAATGTCAAAAGATCAGTGAGGCCTTGCCTCTCCTCAGGACCGCAGGCCATGCTTTGGTCAAGACCCTGCCATTGTAAGAGCCAGAGGCAAGATGGCTCGGGGGACCCTgtcggcccccccacccccaccccagcgtTTCTGCTCTCCTGTCATCATCTCCTCCTGGCTCCAACAAGATGGGCAGGCGGGAGCCCAGGCTCTTCAGGCTGCTGACAGACCAGACTGTAGGATTTTGAAAGTGTCGGAGAacaaagtgagagagaagaggaaggacccaAACACAGCCTGACTTGAATGTGGTAGGGTGAGGTAGGGGTaggctgagggcacctgggtgcaaGTGTttagtgggttttctttttgccagAAGGGCATggaaagtaagataaaaacagtAATGACAGAATACTAGAATCTGAACACATGCTATCTGAGCCCAGAACCCATGCGGTTGACAGCAAAGAGCTACTGAGCTGGAGTGAGGCCAGAGAGTAAACTTGAAATTAACAGAATTGAATCAaggcacccctccccccttttaCCCTGGCAAAGAAATCCCATTTCCAACCCCAGTCCCTGTAAAACCTCCACTTCCACTCCTGACAGACAGGTCggagagagggaggcagctgCCTCCCTCCACTGGTTTCTCCACTTACACTCTGGAACGCCTCTGACTTCCATTTCTGCTTCAGGTGGACAGTCAGAGCGTAGGTCTCTGGGAGAAGCAAGAGAGGGTGAACTACTGAGGCAGAAGAAACCTAAAAGAGCTCTGACTGGGGAGATGGCCCCTGTCAGGAGGGATCTGGTCGCCAGGATTCACCTGCCACTGGGGCTCTTACTAGCCTACCAGAGACTCAAATGTCTTCACTTGTTTACTTGCAATGAAGTGATGAGGACAGGATACAGAAATGGAACAGTAGGTGAATGTGCATATAGAGGCTAGAGTGTGCTTGTCCATTGAAGAGTTGTGAAAGTCACAGAAGCCATATAGAAAGGGTAAAAAATGActaaggagacagaaaaaaaattaccttattATATAGAATTATGGGATATATACTGAGAGAATAGCACCCAGATAGGACCTATGAGAAAACTCATTTTGATGTTttgattttcataataataatgctaagataaaaataataatgcttttttaaatgtttataaaaataataattcttcctCATTTCTCATCAATAGTCCACTAGTCTAAAACCTTCTTAGTGGTTGCTGGCAACGTGGCTATTTCCcacatatattttttcagtgattCAGGTTTTGTGAACTCTTTTTTATGTTTAGGGTAAAATGGTGTCTCTAAAACTTATCTTGTACATACTAAGATATTTTAGATTTGGCTGAGAGACGAGATAACTACTCTGAGTAGGCGACAGACACATATTCATGTCAGACCCTAGACTAGGGTTTTAGGATGcagatctattaaaaaaaaaaaaaaggaaaaaaatcagcagCAGAAATGACATATTGATTCTTTAACTTTTTGTAGCCCAAGACACATCAGTACATTTCTTGATGAAGCACTAGCTAGCTGTAGATATGAAAGTGGTGTCATCTTGTGCTCCTAAAAGTTTTTCTGCGCCCTTGTAATCCTCCTGGTGGTTCCCGTGCCACAGCAGGCTTCAGAATCTCATTACAAACCTTAATCACACTGTTGTGAACGACCTATGCTTGTTTAGGATTTTCTCAGAACGAAAGAACAAATTATAAGATTACCTGACCAGCCAAATaggtgaaaatgtaaattaaacctcctaggagagtctctctctctctcttttttttttttttttttttacattttaatatgtatCAGAATATGTTTAAAAGTTCTTAtacccaaaataaattttcaaagctGCATTTTAGGCTATTCAAGTCTTATTCATTATGTCACCGGAATGAGAAATGATTTATATTATCTTCCTCATATGAAAGACAAGAATCCAATCACCTCTCAGACCTCCTCTTTTCCTGAAGAAAAATGTTTCACTTTTTCTCACAGGATTTCTTTTACTCACATTTCTCAGGCTTCTCTAGACCCACTCTTGTTCTCCAGCTGTAATTAAATGTCTGTCAATGCAAACAAGGGAAAGTTCCAAATAAGAGTTTAACTAGTGCAGAGCATTAGATAGAGTATTATGGAACAGTATTTCCCAACCGTGTATTCTATAGTCCAGTTTTGTTCATTAACAGCTAGATAGACTGTCACCTGTGCCATCGACCTATTCTCAATggtctcatttttcctttaagttcTACATTCTCAGTTTTGGtactgtggggaaaaaagaagaaagaagaaggtggagaagaaggaggaagaggaagaagaaggaggaggaagaggaggaagaagaggaagaagaagaagaggaagaggaggaagaagaggaagaggaagaggaggaagaagaggaagaagaagaatcgAAACTTCCTTTACAGTGGAGTTGGGAGGCCAGCAGGGGGAGCTCTCGGACCCCACCGCCGTTGTCCCTCGCGGAGCCAATAGGAAGAGAGGGGCCTCGCTTGGGAACACCGCCTACCCCAGCAGGAGGAAGACAGGCCTTTCTTCTCCCCTGGCAAcggcccagccaatgagagacttTGCTACTCAGCCAATGAACAGCCACTGTACTTGGGACTTGCAGTTTACTCTAATGGGCTTTTTTCCTACACCAGCCTTCCCAACTAGCCTCTTTCTTCTGTAAGGTTCTCCTTTGTTCTCTGGGCTTGTCTGTGGCTTTGCTGTAGCTGGCTTGTGCCCGTTGTAATTGTCTAGCTCTTCttgaataaacacatttttgCTAGTTAAAAAccggcagttttatttttaaggttaacagtCTTTAAATTTgctaatgtaaaataaataagtaaataaatttgcTGATGTATATTTGTCAGTAAATGAGGCTCCTTGTACCTGTGGAGGATCGGTCTGAAGCTCTTtacactaaataaaatatattttggagtcTCTAAATTCCTATCAGCACCCTGTTTCTCTTGTATAAGTAGATTTAGCACTCCCCCTACTCCCCAACGGTAGAAATGTCTGGGAATaaatgagcatcttttttttttaaaaattactgttgcCGTCTTTAATGGTTACGTATATTTCTTCTCTCCCCTATATTCTCCGCATCGTGAGGACAGGAACCacgttctttatgtattctatttGCTTATTTCTAGTGCCTGGCATATGGAAGGCAGTCAATGTTTGCTGAATTGAACATCCTCACTCTGCTGTGGTGCTTACTATGTTTTTGTCCcatttgaaacaaagaaaaactatattAACTTAGATCCATGAGTCTGAGCTTCTTTAAGTGGTCAACCTATGTTTATTTGGACAATCATTTCTGGCATTGAGATATGGCAAACTTCTTTTGCATACAATGTGGGTATAAGACATTTAAAACCAGATAAATACTGCAATCATTGAGCAAAAATTTACTATTTCAAACATCATATTGTATTGTATGTTTTTTGCTTAGGGCATATGTGTCTTCCAACATGATTGATCCATTTTCTGAATAGCCtgtttgttaaaaataatctGTCCCAGTTTCATCAAAATAGCTCATCTTCCATCTTGGAATTCTGTATTTTCACATATCTAttagtttctaatttttattattcccattttaaggtATATTTAGCAAATTCTTAGTTTTAATATAAAAGCTATTAAACCTTCAAATGCTTATTTAAGAAGTTAAGGGTATTAGAATAGATACTTGAGGGATATTCGCATGGACAAGGGACTTAATTTAGATTGTTCTGATGGGAAGTTTGGGAACCACCAAGAAGAAATCACAGGAGGCAGACCTggctttaattaaaaaaggaTTTCTATCGGTTAGAGTTTACAACAAGATGGAATGATTTGTGGGCTTCCTCTTAAACCAGAAATTAGACAACCTATCTGGGATGCTgtaatgaagatttttaaaaagaatagcaaaattCCATATCCTGTAAGATAAGTCCTCCAAAGCCAGGATTCTATAATTTAGGAGTTGTTTTGCAATTTGAAGACATGTGAGCTGGCCTTTGGAATGCACCCAGCACTAAGGCATTAACTTGACATCCTACTGTGTGTGCCCTCTACAAGGACAGAGACAGCTCTGGTATGGTTGTTGGCTAAGGACGCAGGTTATCATCTTGTAAAGATTTTCCTTAAAGAGCAAATGTACTACCAAATGTTGTATAAATTGGTACTCATGGAAGAATTCTAGCTAATTGGACATAAGCAACAGTCTATCCACATGGGGATATTTTAGGGCTTGTGAAGTTTCACTTAACGGATAACCTTGTCTGATGGAGTGGGGAGCTACTGAAACTTAGAGCTAATAATGGCAATtactatttactgagcacctactatgtgctgggaaCCATAATAGCCTTCTCCatgctatctcatttaattcttacactAGCACCTTGAGGTATGTGTAATTTGTTTGaaatatgaagaaatggaaaaaataaggcAACATCTAATATGTGCTGGAActtgaatttgaacccaggcctgagTCTAAAGTCTTGATTGTCCACACCCACAATAGCCTATGAAGTCTGGCTGCGTTCCAGGCAGCATTCCTCTTATCCAACTCCTAATCCATCAACTCTGATGGGCAGTATCCATGGCCAGAAACATCTTCATTAAAATGTCTCCTAAAAATGCTCCCACATGCACAACATTTTAAAACTCCAAAGGGATCCTCTGATATGTCTATCAGAacttaagtttatttattattgataaaTCTTAATCAAGGTTCTTCAATAGTCAGCTTGGTTATTTTCCTGACATTTTGTTAAGTGAACATGGGGATATTAGCCTTCCAGTTTTAgtgatggagaaaacaaaaggtaTGAAGCCTTGCTGCCTTACCTCAGTAGTCATAAATGTAGTAGTAGAGGTTGTAGTAGAGTTTCTTTCTCTCCGATGTTGCCTTTCTGGCTCTATTAGCAATTCTGTGTTTTTCTCCAAAGCTTCTTTTCATAGAGTTTTAATAACAAGTTTCTCTTTCATGTATGTTCCACATTTAGGGCTTATATCCTTCCAAAgacttttcattccattttttcccaACTACTTCATTGCCTAGAGTGGTTGAGGAGAATAATTTTTTGCTTAAACAAAGTTATCATAAAACCAACACATGtataaccaatttttaaaaagttattatctTAGAATAAAGACTTTACTCATATTACTACTCAGATTCTCAaggaaaataacatctttatttcCTATGACCTATCCTTGTTCATCTCTACCCCACTAGGTGACCAGTGGGCGGGATGTGAGAGTGGGGTTTGGGGGAACTAAACATGTGTGCTCAGTTAGGCCATCTTGATCCAGGGATATTCTCTGGATTTAAATCTTGTGTCTTCTGCACCAGAAGAGAGCATCCTAGGCAGCAGTGAGTTTGTAGAAACTTGACTAACAGGGCTATCAATTATAAACCAGGTAAAACGTCTACCAAAAATAAAGCCCTTGGTTTTGGAATAGTTGAACTGAaaccatcttctttttttctggctgTGATTAGAGTAGAActaatagtctttttaaaaaaaatatttatttgagaaagagagtgaaagtatgggaggggtagagaaggaggggcagaggggagggagagagacaagcagacaccGTGttgagccccatttggggcttgatctcgagaatcttgagatcatgacctgagatgaaatcaagagttggatgcttaactgactgagctattcaggtgcccctagaattaaTAGTTTTCTAAAGTCACTCCTGGTTCTGAATAATAAACTCCTATCATctgattttagatc
Above is a genomic segment from Mustela lutreola isolate mMusLut2 chromosome 3, mMusLut2.pri, whole genome shotgun sequence containing:
- the LOC131827664 gene encoding uncharacterized protein LOC131827664, with the protein product MNEPTRERLCWASGPQFYILSFGTVGKKEERRRWRRRRKRKKKEEEEEEEEEEEEEEEEEEEEEEEEEEEEEEESKLPLQWSWEASRGSSRTPPPLSLAEPIGREGPRLGTPPTPAGGRQAFLLPWQRPSQ